A stretch of the Ostrea edulis chromosome 9, xbOstEdul1.1, whole genome shotgun sequence genome encodes the following:
- the LOC125658004 gene encoding cytosolic phospholipase A2-like, with translation MNPNKGFDPYQVFEVEHRSCQILNVKVVCGRNITKGWMDYVDTPDPYLMLRIKTAPEGRRRTTTKDNEVNPVWNEEFTFLLDDKVENKLHMILMEANYGSLDQTIGEAWFPLDSLPTNQVTTKSFFFNGKSEVELEFRIHEDEHPTLRYSLCLCNEEKEFIEKRRAVVMQKMVDLLGEERGPQALDEVPTVAVIGSGGGFRAMVAYSGVFNALKKSGILDCAAYVGGLSGSSWYVSTLYSHKDWPEMRPEDMQEELMNNIDSSLIWLLSPQSVYRYIDRILEKRRNGQPVSFTDIFGHLVGETLLKDRLTTKLSYMREKVKDGKVPLPLMTCVNVKADRSARSFQEWVEFSPYEIGMPKYGAYMKSDLFGSKFFMGKLVKSYGEPPLHFLQGIWGSAFCILFKRLMDDNRNKDPVEMIRQEMVKTLEQSHNEESSDSSEDDDDDEDEEPEKNDTENPGSKNVFSYPPTAPKDMSNGHSRQRNAPNRRTKQKGYWQNFLSGLLENKRFELLNSRAGRAGVVHNFMRGLSLQEMYPLSPFSPNESGNRVSDDFDGLLEMHPTNVKRLYMVDAGLTFNSPYPLIMRPQRAVDIILSFDFSARPSDTTPPFKELKLAEKWANMNKLPFPPIDITVFDREGMKEMYIFKHPTDPYCPIVLHFCLVNIEFRRYKAPGVERESDEEIKFASFDIFDDKESPYSTFNFKYPHEAFKRLSKLTEFNTLLHTEDIKNVFAEVIQNKRENGPKIPISVNEIKNLSRISKKNRQRLSTYVSRIQEGSIRRKSGSDVQQSTRVHNVLSKADSDADVKKKKRANVTFKGSRRPYRTSATPDPTLTSPREDEEWDEIDAGHVRSRTTKGRVFAQPENFVTAIEGSPADDWTDPVCHSDEEEEFYVCQSDNEDDHS, from the exons ATGAACCCAAATAAAGG GTTTGATCCTTATCAAGTCTTTGAG GTGGAGCACAGATCATGCCAGATATTGAATGTGAAGGTCGTCTGTGGCAGAAATATCACAAAGGGATGGATGGATTACG TGGACACACCGGATCCTTACCTAATGCTGCGGATCAAAACGGCCCCAGAAGGTCGCCGCCGGACGACAACCAAGGACAACGAGGTCAACCCAGTGTGGAATGAGGAATTCACCTTTCTGTTGGACGACAAGGTCGAAAATAAATTAC ACATGATCTTGATGGAGGCCAATTATGGGTCCTTAGACCAGACTATTGGAGAAGCATGGTTTCCTTTGGATTCGCTGCCGACGAATCAAGTCACAACAAAGTCTTTTTTCTTCAATGGG aaatCGGAAGTGGAACTTGAATTTCGGATTCATGAAGA TGAACACCCAACTCTTCGGTACAGTTTGTGTCTTTGTAACGAAGAAAAAGAATTCATAGAAAAAAGGAGAGCTGTGGTAATGCAGAAAATGGTGGACTTACTTGGAGAAGAACGCGGTCCTCAGGCATTGGATGAA GTTCCTACAGTGGCAGTCATTGGGTCTGGCGGAGGATTCCGCGCCATGGTGGCGTATAGCGGGGTTTTCAACGCCTTAAAAAAGTCCGGGATCCTCGATTGTGCTGCGTATGTCGGGGGACTGTCGGGCTCGTCATG GTATGTGTCAACATTGTATTCCCACAAAGACTGGCCAGAGATGCGACCAGAAGACATGCAGGAAGAGCTAATGAATAACATTGATTCCAGTCTGATTTGGCTATTATCACCACAGAGTGTATACCGTTACATAGATCGCATTTTGGAAAAGCGCAGAAATGGGCAGCCCGTTAGTTTTACAGATATCTTTGGACATCTCGTGGGGGAAACACTTCTTAAAGAC AGGCTTACAACAAAGCTTTCGTATATGAGGGAGAAAGTCAAAGATGGAAAAGTTCCGCTTCCGTTAATGACGTGTGTAAATGTGAAGGCGGATCGCTCTGCAAGAAGTTTTCAGG AATGGGTTGAATTTTCTCCATATGAAATTGGAATGCCAAAATACGGAGCCTATATGAAATCAGATCTTTTTGGAAGCAAGTTTTTTATGGGAAAACTGGTTAAATCCTATGGAGAACCACCTCTCCACTTCTTACAAG GAATATGGGGAAGTGCTTTCTGTATATTGTTCAAGAGGTTAATGGATGATAACAGGAATAAAGACCCTGTGGAAATGATTCGCCAAGAGATGG TGAAAACACTGGAACAAAGTCATAACGAAGAGTCTAGTGACAGCAGTGAAGACGACGATGACGATGAAGATGAGGAACCAGAAAAGAATGATACAGAAAATCCAGGCAGCAAGAATGTCTTTTCTTACCCACCGACGGCTCCTAAAGACATGTCCAACGGCCATTCCCGCCAAAGAAATGCCCCTAACAGAAGAACCAAGCAGAAAGGATACTGGCAAAACTTTTTGTCAGGTCTCTTAGAAAA TAAGCGATTCGAGCTCCTGAATTCTCGTGCTGGCAGAGCGGGTGTAGTGCATAATTTCATGAGAGGTCTGTCTCTGCAGGAAATGTATCCTCTGTCCCCCTTTTCCCCGAATGAATCCGGAAACAGAGTTAGTG ATGATTTTGATGGCCTTTTGGAGATGCATCCTACCAATGTGAAACGGTTATATATGGTGGATGCAGGTTTAACCTTCAATTCACCGTATCCCCTGATAATGCGGCCACAGAGAGCTGTGGATATCATCTTGTCTTTTGACTTCAGTGCTAGACCAAGTGACACAACTCCTCCATTCAAG GAACTGAAGCTGGCGGAAAAATGGGCAAACATGAACAAGCTGCCGTTTCCTCCGATAGATATTACAGTCTTTGACCGTGAAGGAATGAAAGAAATGTATATATTCAAGCACCCTACGGACCCATATTGTCCTATTGTTCTGCATTTTTGCCTTGTGAACATTGAATTTCGGAGGTACAAAGCTCCAG GAGTTGAAAGGGAGTCTGACGAGGAAATAAAATTTGCTTCTTTTGATATATTCGATGACAAAGAATCACCATATTCAacatttaatttcaaatatcCACATGAAGCTTTTAAACGTCTTTCAAAACTCACAGAATTCAACACGCTGCTTCATACGGAGGatataaaaaatgtgtttgCTGAGGTTATTCAAAATAAACGCGAAAATGGTCCTAAAATTCCTATATCAGTTAACGAAATCAAAAATTTATCGCGAATAAGCAAAAAGAATCGACAGAGATTGAGTACGTATGTTAGCAGAATTCAGGAAGGAAGCATACGTCGGAAAAGCGGCAGTGACGTACAGCAGTCGACTAGAGTTCATAACGTATTGTCAAAAGCCGACAGCGATGCAGACGTCAAAAAGAAGAAACGTGCAAATGTGACTTTCAAAGGAAGTAGGAGACCATACCGCACCAGCGCTACGCCAGATCCTACCTTAACGTCGCCACGCGAGGATGAAGAGTGGGATGAAATCGACGCGGGTCACGTGCGATCGCGTACGACAAAAGGCCGCGTATTTGCACAACCAGAAAACTTTGTAACCGCAATAGAAGGTTCACCAGCTGATGATTGGACAGACCCTGTATGTCATTCTGACGAGGAGGAGGAATTTTATGTGTGTCAATCGGACAATGAAGACGATCATTCATAG